In Heterodontus francisci isolate sHetFra1 chromosome 40, sHetFra1.hap1, whole genome shotgun sequence, one DNA window encodes the following:
- the LOC137353000 gene encoding cytochrome P450 2C18-like isoform X2: MDLNDPGTTFLFVSLSILFLVWFLKNKQPQRGRLPPGPLALPILGNLFQVNIKAPHKSLIKLSKQYGPVFTIWFGGFPAVVLCGLETVKEALIERGHDFGSRYLLPVLKKMTEDYGIISSSGERWKQLRRFSLSTLRNFGMGKKGIEERIQEEAQFLVTAIRNKKENPFSPDFLLRCATSNIICSIVFGDRFEYGDKKFLSLMELVAENGQLFSGPWVQMYNNFPKIMEFLPGPHKRILQNVADLSNFLNEMIQNHKKTFHKDFSRDYIDSFLIKMDEEKHKPDSEFIDKNLLMSVMNLILAGTETTSTTLRWAIQILVKYPQIQEKIHQEIDKVIGSSRGPAIEDRAKMPYTDAVIHEVQRYIDLVPMNVPHMATNDIEFKGYLIPEGTFVIPVLSSVLKATNQWEIPESFNPNHFLDENGGFKSSESFMAFSAEADPGHCSLMEHTFKQPNS; encoded by the exons atggatttaaATGACCCAGGAACAACTTTCCTTTTTGTTTCGCTCAGTATTCTGTTCCTTGTGTGGTTCCTTAAAAACAAACAGCCGCAGAGAGGCAGGCTTCCCCCCGGTCCTCTTGCCCTCCCAATTCTTGGCAACTTGTTCCAAGTGAATATAAAAGCACCTCACAAATCTCTTATCAAG CTAAGCAAGCAGTATGGCCCTGTATTCACCATCTGGTTTGGTGGCTTCCCTGCAGTGGTGTTATGTGGCTTAGAGACTGTGAAGGAAGCTTTGATTGAGCGAGGGCATGACTTTGGCAGCAGGTATCTCTTACCGGTCCTCAAAAAAATGACAGAAGACTATG GAATTATCTCCAGTAGTGGCGAGAGATGGAAACAGCTTCGGAGATTTTCTCTCAGCACCTTGAGGAATTTTGGGatggggaaaaaaggcattgaagagcgGATCCAGGAAGAAGCACAGTTCCTGGTTACAGCTATCAGGAATAAAAAAG AGAACCCATTTAGCCCAGATTTTCTGCTGAGATGTGCGACATCAAATATCATCTGTTCCATTGTCTTTGGAGATCGGTTTGAATATGGAGATAAGAAGTTTCTTTCATTGATGGAGTTGGTTGCAGAAAATGGCCAACTTTTTAGTGGCCCCTGGGTGCAG ATGTACAATAACTTCCCGAAGATCATGGAGTTTCTGCCTGGGCCTCACAAGCGGATCTTACAAAATGTAGCAGATTTGAGTAATTTTCTGAATGAAATGATTCAAAATCACAAAAAAACTTTCCATAAAGACTTCTCCAGGGATTATATCGACAGTTTCCTCATCAAGATGGATGAG GAGAAACACAAGCCTGACTCAGAATTCATTGACAAGAACTTGTTGATGTCGGTAATGAATTTAATTCTAGCTGGAACTGAAACAACCAGTACAACATTGCGATGGGCTATTCAGATCCTGGTGAAGTATCCGCAGATTCAGG AGAAAATTCATCAAGAGATTGACAAGGTGATTGGATCCAGTCGAGGACCTGCTATTGAAGATCGAGCAAAAATGCCGTACACAGATGCTGTCATACACGAGGTTCAGCGATACATCGACCTTGTTCCCATGAATGTCCCACACATGGCAACAAACGATATAGAATTCAAAGGATATCTGATTCCTGAG GGCACATTTGTGATTCCTGTACTTTCCTCTGTTCTGAAAGCCACAAACCAGTGGGAAATTCCAGAATCGTTTAACCCAAACCATTTTCTTGATGAAAATGGAGGCTTCAAAAGTAGTGAAAGTTTCATGGCATTTTCGGCAG